From one Lolium rigidum isolate FL_2022 chromosome 4, APGP_CSIRO_Lrig_0.1, whole genome shotgun sequence genomic stretch:
- the LOC124706990 gene encoding uncharacterized protein LOC124706990 yields MEHRSLLVSAVGLGVGVGLGLGLASARWRKPAHTAEVGAGAGAAEVEAELRRLVVDGRNSEVTFHDFHHFHSYLSEQTKEVLISAAFLHLNQPDLSRHIRNLSAASRAILLTGSSEPYLQSLARALSHHFMARLLLLDVADFSLRIQRKYGSSRKSLVHNQSVSETTFGMISDFIRSFMMFPKKDDEPREPLRRHVAIGADSRTRGSNFDASSGTSYVSSQHSGHSVSARRTSSWSFDDEVLIKSLYKVMISAAESGPVILYIRDVDRFLNRSQRTHSMFKKMLGKLSGQVLILGSLLLNYDAEYNDVDDRVSCLFPYHVDIEPPEDEIDFYGWETQMEEDAKKIQIQDNRNHIVEVLSANDLDCDDLSSICQADTMVLSNYIEEIIVSAVSYHFRHNKDPEYKSGKLLLSSKSLSHGLSIFQEIGTDGEDTLQMEANGELKYGVKGAAGSKNAETDKSPIEDGDAPPPKLELPDNEFEKRIRPEVIPASEIEVTFDDIGALDDIKESLQELVMLPLRRPDLFKAGGLLKPCRGILLFGPPGTGKTMLAKAIANDAGASFINVSMSTITSKWFGEDEKNVRALFSLAAKVAPTIIFIDEVDSMLGQRSRSGEHEAMRKIRNEFMSHWDGILSKSGERVLVLAATNRPFDLDEAIIRRFERRIMVGLPTQESRELILRTVLSKEEVDENIEYKELASMTEGYSGSDLKNLCMTAAYRPVRELLKKERLNEMERRKMEAAEITTVPEDSDKPESKKLSSHNEEGSAETANLDSKGESSESKANKAEGEEVAINLRPLTMEDLRQAKNQVAASFAAEGGVMNELKQWNDLYGEGGSRKKQQLTYFL; encoded by the exons ATGGAGCATAGGAGCCTGCTGGTGTCGGCCGTGGGCCTGGGCGTCGGCgtggggctggggctggggctcgCGTCGGCGAGATGGCGGAAGCCGGCGCACACGGCCGAAGTGGGTGCGGGAGCAGGCgctgcggaggtggaggcggagctgCGGCGGCTGGTGGTGGACGGCCGCAACAGCGAAGTCACCTTCCACGACTTCCACCACTTCCATTCGTATCTCAG CGAGCAGACGAAGGAAGTGCTCATCAGCGCGGCCTTCCTCCACCTGAACCAGCCTGATCTGTCCAGGCACATCAGGAACCTCTCCGCCGCGAGCCGCGCCATACTGCTCACCGGATCCTCTG AGCCTTACCTGCAGTCACTCGCCAGGGCTCTGTCTCACCACTTCATGGCCCGGCTGTTACTCCTGGATGTCGCTGACTTCTCGCTTCGG ATCCAGAGAAAATATGGGAGCTCCAGAAAATCCTTG GTTCATAATCAGTCCGTATCCGAGACAACATTTGGGATGATTTCTGATTTCATTCGATCTTTTATGATGTTTCCTAAGAAGGATGATGAGCCTAGAG AACCATTACGCCGTCACGTGGCAATCGGTGCAGATTCGAGAACTAG AGGCTCTAATTTTGATGCTTCATCTGGTACGAGCTATGTTAGCTCACAACATTCAGGACATTCAG TTTCAGCTAGGCGAACCAGTAGCTGGAGTTTCGATGATGAAGTTCTGATAAAGTCACTTTACaag GTCATGATTTCTGCGGCTGAAAGTGGTCCAGTTATTCTTTACATAAGGGATGTTGACCGCTTCCTAAATAGATCACAAAGAACTCACTCCATGTTCAAGAAAATGTTAGGCAAACTATCTGGGCAAGTGTTGATACTGGGCTCCCTGTTACTTAATTATGACGCTGAGTACAATGATGTGGACGATAGAGTTAGTTGCCTGTTCCCTTATCATGTCGATATAGAACCCCCGGAGGATGAAATCGATTTCTATGGTTGGGAAACTCAaatggaagaagatgcaaagaaAATCCAGATTCAAGATAACAGAAACCACATTGTAGAGGTACTCTCAGCGAATGATCTAGACTGCGATGATCTGAGCTCAATCTGTCAAGCAGATACGATGGTTCTAAGCAATTACATCGAGGAAATTATTGTGTCAGCGGTGTCTTATCATTTTCGACATAACAAGGATCCTGAATACAAAAGTGGGAAGCTTCTTCTATCTTCTAAAAG CTTATCCCATGGATTAAGCATTTTTCAAGAAATTGGCACTGATGGGGAGGAcaccctccaaatggaagcaaatGGGGAATTAAAG TATGGTGTGAAAGGTGCAGCTGGATCTAAGAATGCTGAGACTGATAAATCGCCCATTGAAGATGGTGATGCTCCACCACCAAAGCTA GAATTACCTGACAATGAGTTTGAAAAGCGTATCAGACCAGAGGTTATACCAGCCAGTGAAATAGAAGTGACATTTGATGACATTGGAGCCCTGGATGatatcaaggagtcccttcaggAGCTGGTTATGCTTCCTCTTCGGCGGCCTGATCTGTTCAAAGCAGGAGGACTACTAAAGCCATGCCGGGGAATATTACTGTTTGGGCCACCTGGAACCGGCAAGACAATGCTTGCTAAGGCTATAGCTAATGACGCCGGTGCCAGCTTCATCAACGTCTCGATGTCCACCATCACATCGAAATGGTTTGGGGAGGATGAGAAGAATGTCCGAGCATTGTTCAGCTTGGCTGCGAAGGTCGCTCCTACCattatttttattgatgaagtaGACAGTATGCTAGGGCAGCGCTCTCGGTCCGGTGAACACGAGGCAATGCGGAAGATCAGGAACGAGTTCATGAGTCATTGGGACGGTATCTTGTCAAAGTCAGGCGAAAGAGTCCTTGTTCTTGCGGCGACAAATAGACCGTTTGACCTTGATGAAGCCATCATTAGGAGATTCGAGCGCAG AATCATGGTCGGCCTTCCAACTCAGGAGAGCAGAGAGCTGATTTTAAGGACTGTTTTGTCGAAGGAGGAAGTTGATGAAAACATCGAGTATAAGGAGCTTGCATCGATGACCGAAGGGTACAGCGGCAGTGATCTTAAG AATCTTTGTATGACAGCTGCTTACCGCCCGGTCAGGGAGCTCCTGAAGAAAGAGCGGTTGAATGAGATG GAAAGAAGGAAAATGGAGGCAGCAGAGATAACAACTGTGCCAGAAGATTCAGACAAGCCAGAGAGCAAGAAGTTGAGTTCACATAACGAAGAAGGTAGTGCAGAGACGGCGAATTTGGACAGCAAAGGGGAAAGTTCAGAAAGCAAGGCAAATAAGGCCGAAGGTGAGGAAGTGGCGATCAACCTTAGGCCACTGACGATGGAGGACCTGAGACAGGCCAAGAATCAA GTTGCGGCGAGCTTTGCCGCAGAGGGCGGTGTCATGAACGAGCTGAAACAGTGGAATGATCTCTATGGAGAAGGCGGCTCCAGGAAGAAGCAGCAGTTGACATACTTCTTGTAG